In Helicobacter pylori Shi112, the genomic window ACCAAGCGATATTTTGAATATTTGTTTTGATTTGAATGAAAAAACTTTACAAATTGATTTTTCGCAGACAGACACAGAAACGCAGAACAAAATTTTAGAAGAATTGTTTGGAAAAGAATTGTTGCAAGAGAAGTTAAAAGGTCATGTTTTAAAAATACTTGAACTAACGAGCAACATTTTATTTCAAAGCCAACCATCTACAAAGAGAGAAAGACAATGATTGAACTAACCCTAGACAAAAAGTCCATACAAATTGATGAAGAATTGCTAGACATTAAAAAGCATTTAGAAAAGTTTTATTCAAACAAAGAACAAGAGATAATCGCAAAAACATTAGAAAGTGAAACAGAGCTTACTTGTAGTTATTTATGGGATAAAGACTTCTTGTTGTTAGAGCAACTTTTAGAAAACAATTTAGGGCATTTTACCTTTGAGAGCGAGTTTGCCCTACTAAAAGACAGAGAGCCTTTGAATTTAGATCAAATCAAGCAAATGAGTGTTTTAAAGGTTCTAACCTACGAAATGACACAAGCCTTAAAAAATCAAATCATTCATTTATCACAAGTTGTCAATGAAGAAAGTTTAGAAAAAGATGAAGAGCTTGTTGTTTATCACTTGGATTTTAAGCTCAATCAACAATCTTATAAAGTGATAGCTCAATTTTGCGTGATTAAAAAAGAAAGGAACATTGCATGAAAAAATTAAGACATTTTAGAAAGCTTATCGCCTTTTTAGGTTTTTCACCACTTTTATTACAAGCGGATATGACTACATTTTTTAATAGCATTGAACAACAACTCCAAAGCCCTACAGGTAAGGGCATTTTAATGATTATATTCATTGCTATTGGTATTTTTGTGTGGAAAAACTTAGATAGATGGAAAGAAATCTTATTAACTATTTTGGGAGTTGTTTTAGGAACGCTGATATTTTTTAAAGCCCCAGCCTTAGCTCAATGGTTTATGACTAGTGTTGGTAACTAAGGCTTATCAATGCAATTAGTCGGTATTTCAGTTTCTAATCTCAAAGAAATCAGTTCCAAAGAAAAGTTTCTTTGGCTCAATGCTAAGAGCTTTTTGCTCTCAAGTTTTGTTCCATTTGTGATGACACCTTGGCTAGATATATTGAACTCTCTTATGCTGTATGCATGCTTTTTATTGGTTTTTAGCATAGCGGAGTTTTTTGATGAAGATATAAGCGACATTTTAATCGCTCATTCCAAGATTAAAACCAAATCTAATTCATTTTATGCTTAAAAGGAAAGAATATGAAACAAGAAATCGTAGTAGAAAAACCTAATAAAATGACCATTACTTACAACTTAGAGCAAACTATCTCTAAATTGAAAGAGAGTGTGAATTTATTAGAGAAAAACGAGCAATATAATGACGCTTATACTCTTGTTTGTGGTATTAAAAGCATTGTAGATGATTTTCATAAAAATGTAATTTTGCATGTAAGCAATAATTCTAAGCCCCCTAAAAGAAAAGGAAAGTCTTCTTAATGCTAGAAAACGCTTTTAAATATTGCAAAGAGAAAGCCATAGAGCTTTTAACAGGTTTTGTGCCAAAAACCTATTCTATGGCAGAGGAATGCAATATTTAGGCTTGTATGATGATACTTTTATTATCACCAAACAAGAAAATTTAGTCGCTATTATGTCTTTACAAGGACTAAGTTATTCTAATTTAATGCAAAAAGATTTGGAGGGCTATTTTGATACAAGACAAAATGTTCTCAATACCATTAGTAAGGACATTCAATTAAGGATTGTGGCTAAAAGGCGTAAAGAATTTATCAATCAAAGCCCCAACATTGACAACCCTTATGCCAAAGCCATTATCACACAATTTGAAAGCAAGGAAATCTATAAAACAGAATATTTTTTAGTGTTTGAGAGCATTACTTCTAATGTCAAATCTTTCTTTGAGAAAAAGAAATTAGAAATGACTACTTCAATCAATGAAGAATTAGAAGAAAGCTCTAAAGAGAATGAAAATAACTCCAATGAGACCCATTCAAACACAAGCTCTAAAAAAGACAAGAAAAAAAAGTTCAAAAAAAAGACAACCTTTAGCGCCACAAGTAAAAGAGCCTTACTCATTCAAACCATAGAAAGAGTGAAAAACGCATTAAGAGAGTTTAAACCCACTCTCTTAAATTCTAAAGAAGTGTTGAATTTCTATGCGGAGTATATCAATGGCAAATACATCGCCTTTAATCCTAAATTAAAGCGACTAAGTGATAGCTATATTGCTAGTAATGTGCATTTTAAAAAAGATTACTTTGTCATTGAATTTCAAAATCAAAGCACCTTTTGTGCGTGTGTGGGTATTAAA contains:
- a CDS encoding TrbC/VirB2 family protein is translated as MKKLRHFRKLIAFLGFSPLLLQADMTTFFNSIEQQLQSPTGKGILMIIFIAIGIFVWKNLDRWKEILLTILGVVLGTLIFFKAPALAQWFMTSVGN